ATGACGCAACCCGTGAATCACGGACAGACGTGTGTCGCGTCGTCGGCAGAAATCCTGCCGGACGAAATTACTGAACGGGCGATCAGCGCTGTTCAGAAGGCCATTGGCGAACAGAATTATCAACACTGGTTTGCCGGACGTAGCCGATTCGAAGTCACGAATCATGCACTCCGCATATTCGTATCAAATCCATTCATCTCGAACTGGCTGCACAAGCGATTTCGCACCGCGTTCAACGCCGCCGCCGTTGATGTCCTTGGACCGGCCGGCGCATGCGAACTGCTGGTCGACGAAACGCTGCAAGCCGCGCAATCTGAGTCTCCTGCCAAAGTGTTGCCAATACCCAATGTTGACACTGGCAAAGCCACGTCGAAAGAACAGCGGCAACCCGGAAAGATTCAACAGCCGCCCATCAGTGGTGTGCAAACACTGGCAGTGCGTGGATCGAACCGGCGAAGATTTCGCACGTTTAAAAGTATCGTTAGTGGCGAATGCAACGACCTCGCCCTGATGGCCGCACAGCAGGTCGCGGAATTTCCCGGCGAGCGATTCAATCCACTGTATATCCACGGTTCGACGGGGGTCGGCAAGACGCATTTGCTGGAAGCAATCTACAGCGAAGTCCGACGCACTCAGCCCAACCTGAACGTCGTGTACCTGACCAGCGAAGCTTTCACAAATTACTTCACTCAAGCACTGGAATCGAAAACCGTTCCGTCGTTTCGGCAACGGTTTCGTAACGTTGACGTCCTGCTGATTGATAACATCGAATTTCTGGACAACAAAAAGAAGGCGACTGAAGAAGAGTTTTTGCACACGATCGTGCAGGTCATTGAACACGGTGGGCAGCTGGTCGTCAGCGGTGACCGTCATCCAAGGTTGCTGACAAAGCACCGCGAAGAACTGACAACACGTTTTATGAGTGGCCTGGTGTGTCGCATCGATGTTCCGTGCGAAGACACACGTCGCCGAATCGCCGCCACGCTGGCGCTGCCGATGAAGAACAGCTTCACTCAGGAAACGCTCGACTATGTGGCTCGCCGCTGCAAAAAGAACATCCGCGAAATCCAGGGCGCACTAAACTGCCTGCACGGGCACTTTACGCTGACCAAGCGGAAGATCACGGTCAGTCGAGCGCGTGAGATTCTGGGCGATATGGAGCAGGAATGTCGTCACCTGGTCCGGATCAGTGATGTTGAGAAAGTCGTTTGCGATGCGTTCGGGCTTAGCCCGTCCGACCTGCGATCGAAGTCACGTCGCAAGACGGTGGCGTGCCCGCGAGCGATGGCGATGTACGTAGCTCGCAAGCTGACCAAGGCGGCGTATCGTGAAATTGGCCTGTACTTTGGAGGTCGCGATCACAGCACCGTTGTTGCGGCCGAGAAGCGAGTCGAGAAGTGGATCGAGCAGGATTCTCCACTCGAACTACCTTCGTCCTGTCGCGGCCGCACAATTTCGGAAGTCGTCCAGGAGATTGAAGAGCGTTTGCTGAGCCTGGCGATCTAGCTGAGTATCAATACTGCCCCTGAGCATTTCCGAACGCGGCTCGCTGGCCGTTCATTTGCTGAACTGCCTGGTTGTACGCATTGTTGTTCTGCTGCAGTTGAGCGTCGTACGCCTGCATCCGTGCAGCTGGTGAGCCGGGGGCTGCTCCGCCGTTGAACGACTGATACTGCTGCCCGTTCGGCTGTGGCTGCATGTTCATTTGTTGTTGAGGGGCGTTGTTCTGATACTGAAAGTTGGGAGCTCCGCCGGGCTGAGGCCCCGGGCCATTTGGTGAAGCCATTCCACCGGTCTGTTGTGGGGCGCCGTATTGAGGCTGATTCAGATATTGCGTCGCGGAAACCGGAGCGATCTGTTGGGGGTGAGGCGACATGTTTCGTGGGTAGAAATTGCCCTGCTGTTGCTGCTGTGGCATTTCGCTGGGAAGCACGCTAATCGGACGATTGTCACGTGCCGGAGCGTTCGCAGACGCCTGATAGACCTGGTTGCCTTGGGGGTACTGAGGTTGTCTCTGCGGCGACTGGTACTGTGAATGCATCGGCTGACCACCGAAGTTTTGCATTCCGTTTTGTGCCATCGGCATTTGTGCGAACTGCTGTTGTTGCTGCTGTGGTGACGGCTGAGAATTCATTGGCGCTTGGTTGATGCCGAGTGGAAACAGCGTTCCCGGCCCCGCGTTCAGGCCCGCAATCGGAGCCTGCAGGCTGTGGTCAACGGCAGAGCCGGCAGTAGACATGCCCCCGCGCGGCGAACCGGCGATCAGTGGCTGGCCGTTCTGGTTTTGTTGTGGCCACGCCCCATTTCTAACATTGTTGTGAGATGGGTACTGCGACTGCGACTGGTTGCCGCCCATGTTCGATTGGGCCGTCTGGTAGCCGTTAGGTCTGGCGCCTGTGTTTGGTGAGTTAATCACGCCGCCAACGGGGACCCCTTGCTGCGGTGGATTTCCATTGGACGCAAACTGCAAAAACTGGCCTGCCGTCTGATCCGAGCCATTGCCATTGCCGAAGTTGTTCCCGGGGCTATTTCCAGGGTTTGTGCTCTGACCAAAATTCTGTTGCGGAGTGATGGC
This DNA window, taken from Fuerstiella marisgermanici, encodes the following:
- the dnaA gene encoding chromosomal replication initiator protein DnaA; translated protein: MTQPVNHGQTCVASSAEILPDEITERAISAVQKAIGEQNYQHWFAGRSRFEVTNHALRIFVSNPFISNWLHKRFRTAFNAAAVDVLGPAGACELLVDETLQAAQSESPAKVLPIPNVDTGKATSKEQRQPGKIQQPPISGVQTLAVRGSNRRRFRTFKSIVSGECNDLALMAAQQVAEFPGERFNPLYIHGSTGVGKTHLLEAIYSEVRRTQPNLNVVYLTSEAFTNYFTQALESKTVPSFRQRFRNVDVLLIDNIEFLDNKKKATEEEFLHTIVQVIEHGGQLVVSGDRHPRLLTKHREELTTRFMSGLVCRIDVPCEDTRRRIAATLALPMKNSFTQETLDYVARRCKKNIREIQGALNCLHGHFTLTKRKITVSRAREILGDMEQECRHLVRISDVEKVVCDAFGLSPSDLRSKSRRKTVACPRAMAMYVARKLTKAAYREIGLYFGGRDHSTVVAAEKRVEKWIEQDSPLELPSSCRGRTISEVVQEIEERLLSLAI
- a CDS encoding tetratricopeptide repeat protein codes for the protein MTRRPSHKFLACVLLLSGCQTGNSLLPWQAASEPRYTAEELAQRNNPQPAAARPQLAQSMQSKSASSNSSNDIVAAAPPIAAGRVDQLIKSGRAAILEAGQGDTTKLDEARQIFTQVLTVDNENSSAHHGMAIVADLQNDWSAAELHYKQALQQRPEDPSLLNDLGYSYLLQDRFFEASKYLNQAVQVSPQNERAHINLALLSLKRGDRNAAKSQLASIYSASEINNTLAKLEQDLNQSNPTGGTQVAATPPQYGAAQNGNAQQPAMQPFQQPMQSFAGQQPQTGQPADNHGMMAHANRPVSVYPPGVGPAITPQQNFGQSTNPGNSPGNNFGNGNGSDQTAGQFLQFASNGNPPQQGVPVGGVINSPNTGARPNGYQTAQSNMGGNQSQSQYPSHNNVRNGAWPQQNQNGQPLIAGSPRGGMSTAGSAVDHSLQAPIAGLNAGPGTLFPLGINQAPMNSQPSPQQQQQQFAQMPMAQNGMQNFGGQPMHSQYQSPQRQPQYPQGNQVYQASANAPARDNRPISVLPSEMPQQQQQGNFYPRNMSPHPQQIAPVSATQYLNQPQYGAPQQTGGMASPNGPGPQPGGAPNFQYQNNAPQQQMNMQPQPNGQQYQSFNGGAAPGSPAARMQAYDAQLQQNNNAYNQAVQQMNGQRAAFGNAQGQY